Genomic window (Sediminispirochaeta smaragdinae DSM 11293):
CCCCACGAGATTGAGCTTCAGAATTTGGTTGCCGTTTTGGAATGTACAAGCAGAGAGATGGTACCAAAGCGCTTTCAGAATTTGGATCGAACGAAATTGGTAAACCAGATTCGGGATCTCAAAGAACTTCTTGGAGAGAGGGAATGATAAGAAAACGAGGAGAAAGCACATGAAGCTTGAACGAAATCCATTCGGCATTACCTCAGACGGTAAGGCTGTAGATTCCATCACCATGGAAAACGCTAACGGTATTCGATGTACCTTTATCACCTACGGTGCATCCCTTACCAGCTTTCGCATGCCGGACAGATCCGGACATATCGACGAACTTACCCTTGGTTTTGATGATCTTGCATCCTACGAGGGTAATCATCCCTACTACGGTGCGACGGTAGGACGTTTTGCCAACCGCATCGCAAAGGGGAACTTTTCCATTGATGGGATCGGTTACAAGATAGATATCAACGAACCTCCAAACCATCTCCACGGCGGGAAAGAGGGGTTCAGCAGGAAGATATGGGAGATGTTTCCGATCAGGCGCGAAAAAGAGGCCGGCGCTACCTTTACCCTCACCAGTGAGGATGGCGATGCAGGATTTCCCGGGACTGTCGATGTCTCGCTGACCGTGCTGCTCACCGAAGGAAATGAACTGATTTTTTCCTATACCGCCGTCAGCGATAAACCGACTCCGATCAACCTTACCAATCACAGCTACTGGAACCTTGCCGGCTCATGTAGCGGGCCTATCTATGATCATATTCTCACCCTGCACAGCGATGCCTTTCTCGAGCCGGATGAAAAGCTGATACCAACGGGTCGGAAAATCAATGTGGCGAACACCCCCTTTGACTTTCGTAGCCCCAAAGCCATCGGTCGGGA
Coding sequences:
- a CDS encoding aldose epimerase family protein codes for the protein MKLERNPFGITSDGKAVDSITMENANGIRCTFITYGASLTSFRMPDRSGHIDELTLGFDDLASYEGNHPYYGATVGRFANRIAKGNFSIDGIGYKIDINEPPNHLHGGKEGFSRKIWEMFPIRREKEAGATFTLTSEDGDAGFPGTVDVSLTVLLTEGNELIFSYTAVSDKPTPINLTNHSYWNLAGSCSGPIYDHILTLHSDAFLEPDEKLIPTGRKINVANTPFDFRSPKAIGRDIEAAGGYDHCFILSHEHALSIPAAEVKDEKSGRSMTVLTINPGVQFYTGNMLSGQRTRDGIAAPHSAFCLETQEFPDAMNHDNFPMAILRPGERYERKTMYLFSVE